The DNA segment GCCGCTGACGCATCTGGTGGAGGATGCCCGCCTCCGTGGCGACGATGAAAGACGTCGCTTCGTCCTGGGCCACGAAGTTGAGCAGGGCCGCGGTGGAGCCCACGAAATCCGCCAGCTGGCTCACGGTGGCGTCGCACTCGGGGTGGGCGATGAGCTTGGCGCCGGGGTGCTGGGCCTTCAGCACCGCCAGCCGCTTGGCGGTGAACTGCTCATGGACGATGCAAAAGCCCGGGAACAGGACCATGTCCCGCCCGGTCTGCTTCATGACCCACTTGCCGAGGTGGCGGTCGGGGGCGAAGACGAGCTTGCGGTCGCGCGGGAGGCTCTCGACGACGCGCACGGCGTTGCTGCTGGTGCAGATGATGGTGCTCAGCGCCTTCACGCCCGCGGAGCAGTTGATGTAGCTCACCACGTCGTGATCGGGGTACTGCTCCAGCCACCGCTCGAAGACCTCCGCCGAACAGCGGTCCGCGAGGCTGCACCCCGCGTCCATGTCGGGGATCACCACCGTCTTGCCGGGATTGAGGATCTTGGCGGTCTCCGCCATGAAGTGCACGCCGCAGAAGGCGATGACGTCGGCGTCGGCCTTGGCGGCCTGCTGGCTCAGCTGGAGGCTGTCGCCCACGAAGTCCGCCAGATCCTGGATCTCGGGCTCCTGGTAGTAGTGGGCCAGCAGAACCGCGCGGCGCTCGGCCTTCAGGCGGCGGATCTCCGCGGGCAGGTCGAGGCCGGCGGGGATGCTTTCGAGGTCGGGGACGTAGGGGGCGGTCAGGTCCATGGCTCTTCCATTCTAGGCCTTCCCCAG comes from the Geothrix sp. 21YS21S-4 genome and includes:
- the nadA gene encoding quinolinate synthase NadA, translated to MDLTAPYVPDLESIPAGLDLPAEIRRLKAERRAVLLAHYYQEPEIQDLADFVGDSLQLSQQAAKADADVIAFCGVHFMAETAKILNPGKTVVIPDMDAGCSLADRCSAEVFERWLEQYPDHDVVSYINCSAGVKALSTIICTSSNAVRVVESLPRDRKLVFAPDRHLGKWVMKQTGRDMVLFPGFCIVHEQFTAKRLAVLKAQHPGAKLIAHPECDATVSQLADFVGSTAALLNFVAQDEATSFIVATEAGILHQMRQRRPGAELIPAPADSGCNCSLCPYMKLNTLEKLYLCLRDLQPEIQLDETIRRKALKPLERMLALG